The Alistipes megaguti sequence GTCCGACAAGCGGTCGCACTCGATCACCAGCGTCGCCCGTCCGTAGAAGGGGTCGCGTTCGGCCATGTCCCGCGTCATGAAGGCTACGAGCTCCTCATCATTGAGCCCCTGCAGCCGCGGACGTTTGCGCCGTCCGTAGGGGCTCAGCCGCCCGGCGATATTCTCTGCCGAACGCCGCAGATAGATCGTCCGCCCGGCAGCATTCATGCGCTCCATGTTGTCGCGCCACACCGGAAGACCGCCGCCCGTGGAGACAACGGCCGATTCATTCCCGGCAATGGCCTCTTCGAGCACCGCACGCTCCACCTCGCGGAAATGCGCCTCGCCCTCGTAACGGAAGAGATCCGAAACCGAAGCCCCTTCACGGGCCTCGATCAGCGTATCCGTATCGAGAAACGGGACCCCCAGGCGCCGGGCCAGCCGACGCCCCAGGGTGCTCTTGCCGCAACCCATGTACCCAACCAGAAACAGCAGCCCCATCGTTCGTTTTTTTTGTCAGAAAAGATTCAACTGTTCGGGGTCGATCATCTGGTCGGCATCGCCCTTGGGCCGTTCGATCTCAAACTCCACCCCGCCGGCATTCGAGCCCGAAGGCGGAAGCCCCGCATCCGACAGCGTCGGCACCGGTTTTTCCCCACCGGAGGCTCCGTCGGAGAATTTTCCGGACTTTGAATCAGCCGTTTGAACGTCGTTATCTGAAGTATCCGTCAAGTGATCGCCGTCAATCGCCTCATCGTCCGAATGTTCCGGCTCGGGAGCCAGCTCCGGTTCGATCATCCGCAGTGTATCCACCTCGTAAGTGGTCAACCGCTTGCCCTTGGCGCGATGGCTCTTCACGCCGACAAATTCGTCGACGTCGATCAGATCGGCCGGCCGCGAGGCGTGCGCCCCCTTGTAGGTGATCTCCAGCTTGGCCCCCGCCCGCTCGGTCACACAGACAAAGCGGTCCTCCGGATCGAGGAACTCCTGCATCTTGTCCGACAACTCGGCCGTGAAGCGTTTCAGATAGTAGTATTGCTGCTCCTGATCGTAGTAGCAGAGGCTGTAGACCCGGTGGGCCGAATAGCGGCCCACATAGGTCGTATCGTCGGGGAAGTGCTGTCCGAGGTCGTAGCCCGTAATGTAATACTGGTTCTTGGCCGTCCAGACGATCAGTTTGTCGTCGCCCTTGAACTCGCCCAGCAGGCGGCCCCGGCCGTCGGCATTCAACCTCCGCACATCCTCGTCGTACCAGATATCCTGACCGCCCAGCGTCGAGGTGCCCCGCTCCTTGAGGACGATCTTGTGGATGCCGTAACGCGAGAAGAGGTTGCCCTGGCTCTGGCGGCCCTTGATCGCAAGCGTCGAGAAATCCAGGTCGACAATCACCTTCTTCAGACGCGGACGCGGCTTGAAGTAAACCTTCAGCACCTCGGCCTCACCATTCGGATTGACAGACATATAGAGAATCTCACTCTTCGGCGTTCCCTTCGTGATGTTGTACTCCTTGTCGCGCGTGATGCCCTTGATGGCGCAGCGCTTCATCATGATCGGTCCGTTCTTGCCGTCGCGGTAAAGGACGTTGTAGATCGTCCGCTCGTCGTTGCGCTTGAAGATGCCGATGTAGTAGATCCCCTTGTCGAAGAAGGCC is a genomic window containing:
- a CDS encoding shikimate kinase; the protein is MGLLFLVGYMGCGKSTLGRRLARRLGVPFLDTDTLIEAREGASVSDLFRYEGEAHFREVERAVLEEAIAGNESAVVSTGGGLPVWRDNMERMNAAGRTIYLRRSAENIAGRLSPYGRRKRPRLQGLNDEELVAFMTRDMAERDPFYGRATLVIECDRLSDDEIVARILGDGAEPEK